One Gloeothece verrucosa PCC 7822 DNA window includes the following coding sequences:
- a CDS encoding APC family permease: MAKSIISRRQYRKLKHWLFAKERSETGKHHQKHPWWEVMCLTGVDYFSTLGYQPGIAALAAGALSPFATLVLVLLTLFGALPIYRQVASTSPHGEGSIAMLEHLLPWWQGKIFVLCLLGFVATDFIITITLSAADATAHIIENPFMPAFIHDQTISITLFLILLLAAVFLKGFKEAISIAVILVTVYLSLNLITISTGIYHILQNPSVIGNWQTALFTGYQNPLAMVGWSVFLFPKLALGLSGFETGVVVMPLVKGYKQDTEENPRGRIKNTYTLLTTAAVIMSFFLLTSSLVTTVLIPAAEFQDGGKASGRALAYLAHEYLGNGFGTIYDISTILILWFAGASAMAGLLNIVPRYLPRYGMAPNWTLATRPLVLIYTLVAFVVTLIFRADVEAQGGAYATGVLVLMSSAAFAVTLLARSRGGRKSFLAFGLITLVFIYTTIINIIERPEGIRIAAFFIAAIIVTSLISRVWRSTELRVEKIEIDDVAREFLAQESQGIVRLIAHRINRGDEREYALKERKVREDHHIPPTDPILFLEIEILDASEFANFIWLRGVEVGPYRILRARSAAVPNAIAAILLYIRDQTGKLPHAYFGWVEGNPVQYLLRFILFGEGDIAVVTREVLRKAEKNPQRRPVIHVGG; encoded by the coding sequence ATGGCTAAGTCCATTATTTCCCGTAGACAATACCGAAAGTTAAAACATTGGTTATTTGCCAAAGAACGTAGCGAAACGGGAAAACATCATCAAAAGCATCCCTGGTGGGAAGTTATGTGCTTAACAGGGGTTGATTATTTTTCCACCTTGGGTTATCAACCCGGAATTGCCGCCTTAGCTGCCGGGGCACTTTCTCCTTTTGCTACCTTAGTGTTAGTGTTATTAACGCTGTTTGGAGCTTTACCGATATATCGACAAGTGGCCAGCACAAGTCCTCATGGTGAAGGCTCTATTGCCATGCTAGAACACCTTTTGCCTTGGTGGCAGGGGAAGATTTTTGTACTGTGTTTACTGGGGTTTGTGGCAACGGATTTTATTATTACCATTACCCTTTCTGCGGCTGACGCGACGGCCCATATCATTGAAAATCCTTTTATGCCGGCTTTTATTCATGACCAAACCATTAGCATAACGCTTTTTTTAATTTTATTGCTCGCGGCTGTATTTCTCAAAGGATTTAAAGAAGCAATTTCCATAGCAGTTATTTTAGTTACTGTTTATTTATCATTAAACTTAATCACCATTAGCACCGGAATTTATCATATTCTTCAAAATCCTTCGGTAATTGGTAACTGGCAGACGGCACTCTTTACCGGCTATCAAAATCCTCTAGCAATGGTGGGGTGGTCGGTTTTTCTCTTTCCTAAGTTAGCGTTAGGATTATCCGGTTTTGAAACGGGTGTCGTGGTGATGCCCTTGGTTAAAGGTTATAAACAAGACACAGAAGAAAATCCCCGAGGACGCATTAAGAATACTTATACACTACTGACGACTGCCGCAGTGATTATGAGCTTCTTTTTACTGACGAGTAGTTTAGTCACAACGGTATTGATTCCGGCTGCTGAGTTTCAAGACGGCGGAAAAGCGAGTGGACGCGCCCTTGCTTACTTAGCTCATGAGTATTTAGGGAATGGTTTTGGAACTATTTATGATATAAGTACCATTTTGATTTTATGGTTTGCCGGAGCATCCGCGATGGCCGGGCTATTAAATATAGTTCCTCGCTATCTGCCTCGTTATGGGATGGCTCCCAACTGGACACTGGCTACCCGTCCTCTAGTTTTAATTTATACCCTTGTCGCTTTTGTCGTCACCCTGATTTTTAGAGCCGATGTAGAGGCCCAAGGGGGTGCTTATGCTACTGGGGTGCTGGTGTTGATGAGTTCTGCCGCTTTTGCGGTAACTTTATTAGCCCGCAGTCGCGGAGGGCGCAAGTCTTTTTTAGCTTTCGGGCTAATTACTTTGGTGTTTATATACACCACCATTATTAATATCATTGAAAGACCCGAAGGGATTCGCATTGCGGCTTTTTTCATTGCGGCTATTATTGTTACTTCGCTGATTTCGCGAGTTTGGCGGTCCACTGAACTACGAGTAGAAAAAATTGAGATTGATGATGTCGCGCGTGAATTTTTGGCACAAGAAAGTCAGGGTATAGTCAGATTAATTGCTCATCGTATTAATAGAGGTGATGAACGGGAGTATGCTTTAAAAGAAAGAAAAGTTCGAGAAGACCATCATATTCCCCCCACAGACCCGATTTTATTCTTAGAAATTGAAATCTTAGATGCCTCAGAATTCGCGAATTTTATTTGGCTTAGAGGAGTAGAAGTCGGCCCCTACCGCATTTTACGCGCTCGCAGTGCGGCAGTTCCTAATGCGATTGCGGCTATTTTATTATACATTCGCGACCAAACCGGTAAGCTACCTCATGCTTATTTTGGTTGGGTAGAAGGTAATCCGGTGCAATATTTGCTCCGTTTTATTCTCTTTGGTGAGGGGGATATTGCTGTGGTGACTCGTGAAGTCCTTCGTAAGGCCGAGAAAAATCCTCAACGTCGTCCGGTTATTCATGTGGGCGGGTGA